Genomic window (Bacillus vallismortis):
TATAAAACGATCGGGCTGATAAGCGGCTTCTCCGGACTTTTATTCATTTTTGGAAAAGAAATGCTAAATGTCGATCAAAGTGCTTTATTTGGAGAACTGTGCGTCCTTGCGGCAGCGCTTAGCTGGGGAATTGCGAATGTGTTTAGCAAGCTTCAATTCAAGCATATCGATATCATTCATATGAATGCCTGGCATCTACTGATGGGAGCCGTCATGTTGTTGATGTTTTCCTTTATATTGGAGCCGGTCCATTCAGCCGAGTGGTCATATCAGGCGGTTTGGTCATTGCTGTTTAATGGTTTGCTTTCTACAGGCTTTACATTTGTCGTATGGTTTTGGGTGCTCAATCAAATCGAAGCGTCAAAAGCATCCATGGCATTAATGTTCGTCCCAGTTTTGGCTCTATTCTTTGGATGGTTGCAATTGCACGAACAGATCACCATGTACATCATCATCGGCGCACTGCTGATATGCTGCGGCATTTTTATGAACACATTTAAATTATCACGACAGAAAGTGTGATTTTTGTTGACCTCGTATGATAGGAGACGGCTGTTATGAGTGCGTCTTCTAGAATCCTGACTGCAGTCTATTAAACAATGAAAAAAGCTAATGTCTGCATGTGAGACATTAGCTTTAATGGCTGGCGTTTAGGTTGGTGAGCAAGCCACTTGCAGGCAGCTTTACTTGTAAAACCGGGTTGCTTTTTGTAATACAATTGCATAGTGCTTATACTTCGGCAGAATTCAAATAATAATTGCTTATGTATGAACAATTTTCCCACCTTGAATTTTTCCAGCTAGCGAAAAAGGATTTTTTTATCTAAAAAGCCTTAAATACTGAATTAAAGAAAAACATCAAGATAATGATGGCTAGTACAATAACAATCTCAAAAGTATGTGAACTGCTATCTTCCTTTTCTTGTTCAGTCTTCTCCCTCATTTGTTCCCTATATGTTCTTTGTATTTCATCCTTTTTCTTATCCATCTTACTCGACCCCCTTCAAAGTAAAGCCAAGCAATTCTGAATTAATAAAAATCAATTATCATCTTTCAACTTCATTTTTTTTGTGAAAGGTAATTGAAATCACTGTTGCTAATATTGTTAAGCTTGATGTCTTTGTTTATCTCTAGTGCATATGGTTTAATGAAGTCCACAATAGGTGTCATATCAAAAGGAAAATCAAAGTCCAGCAACTCAGAATTGGTTTTATATACGTGTTCTTTAATAAAGAAGTGACAATCTGGTTTCATGTTTAACAGGCCATCTATAAAAGAAAAGGTATCAGCTGTAAAGTCATCAAGATATCTTTCTTCAGTGAATGCAATGACCTGAAGAAAGTTGGAGGAACCCTCGTATTCATTTTCATCCTCTATACCAATTAAAACTGGATTATCACACAGCTTTTCTTTTCTTTTTGAATCAACAATTAAGATATAACCGTAAATGTTTGAAGTTTTTTTTTGTAGTACCTGAAAAAACTCGACTTCATTTGTTCTAAAAAGCCTGTAAAATTTTAAATCCATATAAACCTCACTCTTCATATGATGATTTCATTTCTACTCTCTAACCCTGCTCATTCGTTTTTTCTTCTTTTACCTTCTTGTTTAACTTGAAGCCAATCAAGACATTGATAATCGCAGCTGGAAAATATAACATTCCCGCACCCATTATTCCTAACGCAGTACTCGAGCCGACGATAAACGACTGCACTTCTGTACTTCTCGACTTTAGACTAAGTAACACAAGAATTCCCGCTAAGATACCTATAAACCGAGCAACACCTGGTATGAAGAAATCGGTTAAAATTCCAAAAAATTGTCCCATGGCCGATAACAGGATTCCCAGAATACTGGAAATTACAACTAGTTTTTTTATGACTTGTCACCCCTTTTTTAAATCCTTTTCTTTTCAACAAATCCTTCAGCACAATACTTTTCAGTTCACCATCTCTTTCTATACAATACAATTCAACACCTTTTTAATGGCCACATTTGATTTTCCCTTTCTTACTTCACTTGTACATTACACTTCGGTTTAAGCTCACTTCCTGCTATTATCATCTTCTAAGCGCCATGAAGGTAGTTAGTCAAATAAGGTGAACTCTTGCGTGAGCGCCGGCGATTCGGGATTAAAAACAACATTTTTAAATTCATGGTCTTTTTGTTTTACATTTTTTAAAATACTTCTTTTATCTTGATTCCTTAGTCTCTCCAAGGACAGTGCATAACGTGTTAAGCTTTTAATAAAAACTTTGCAAGGAGTGGTTCTTTGCTTAAAGCTTCAAAATTTTTCATTTCATGTGTAGCTTTAATACTGTGCGTGTATTCATTATATAATCAAAGTGTTTTCCTCTTAACCTCTCTCCAAGTACTAGTTGCACTTCTCTTTGTTTTAATGGGGGTGGAGGCACTTTTAAAAAAACAAACGAGTTCTGCGTATTTTTTGTTCGGATCAGCGGCCATTATACTTGTTGTGAACGTAGTTAAATACATGATTTAACTTAGAATGTTCTAATTCCGCAGAAATATAGAGCCCCTGAATCAATAATGAAGGCAGCTACAATGCTCTTTATGTAATACTTTGCTCGCTTTTAATTTTTTCTTAAAATA
Coding sequences:
- a CDS encoding DMT family transporter; translated protein: MVKVMLGIISVTLIWGYTWVAMKVGIHDIPPLLFSALRLFIGAVPLFLILFIQRKKLSIGKQYVKSYIVMSLLMGLGYMGILTYGMQFVDSGKTSVLVYTMPIFVTVISHFTLNEKMNVYKTIGLISGFSGLLFIFGKEMLNVDQSALFGELCVLAAALSWGIANVFSKLQFKHIDIIHMNAWHLLMGAVMLLMFSFILEPVHSAEWSYQAVWSLLFNGLLSTGFTFVVWFWVLNQIEASKASMALMFVPVLALFFGWLQLHEQITMYIIIGALLICCGIFMNTFKLSRQKV
- a CDS encoding permease; this translates as MLLSLKSRSTEVQSFIVGSSTALGIMGAGMLYFPAAIINVLIGFKLNKKVKEEKTNEQG